In Sphingobacteriales bacterium, the following proteins share a genomic window:
- the thiL gene encoding thiamine-phosphate kinase gives FSSHTLKAVGDDCAVLDAKGKKILLSTDMLVHGVHFDLTYFPLQHLGYKAITSSISDIYAMNGEAAQVVVSIAVSNHFSVEMIDLLYSGMKNACEQYKIDLVGGDTTTLGSGLIINVAAVGYADEDRIVYRNGAKKNEILCVSGDLGGAYAGLLVLEREKKVYEVDKEMQPKLEGYDYVLRRCLRPEARKDIVEMLRELDIVPTAMIDISDGLSSEIIHLCKQSGTGVKLFEEKIPLDPQTYSTARELNMDPTTFALNGGEDYELLFTIRQEDFKKIENNPDITPIGHITDADYGWKLISKSGNEHELLAQGWKVFNKE, from the coding sequence ATTTTCTTCACACACCCTGAAAGCTGTCGGTGATGATTGTGCCGTTCTGGATGCAAAAGGAAAAAAAATTCTGTTGTCAACCGATATGCTGGTTCATGGTGTTCATTTCGACCTGACCTATTTCCCTTTGCAACATCTGGGATATAAAGCGATAACGTCATCAATATCTGATATTTACGCTATGAATGGTGAGGCTGCACAGGTAGTGGTTTCCATTGCTGTCAGCAATCACTTTTCGGTAGAGATGATTGATTTATTGTACTCGGGCATGAAAAACGCCTGTGAGCAATATAAAATTGATTTGGTTGGAGGTGATACCACAACGCTTGGCAGCGGATTGATCATTAATGTGGCTGCCGTTGGATATGCGGATGAAGACAGGATTGTTTACCGTAACGGAGCAAAGAAAAACGAGATATTATGCGTCAGCGGTGACCTTGGTGGTGCTTATGCCGGCTTGCTTGTGCTGGAAAGAGAAAAGAAAGTATATGAAGTGGACAAGGAAATGCAACCAAAGCTCGAAGGTTATGATTATGTTTTGAGAAGGTGCCTTCGTCCGGAGGCAAGGAAAGATATTGTCGAAATGCTGAGGGAACTGGATATCGTCCCTACCGCCATGATTGACATTTCAGACGGCTTAAGTTCTGAAATCATTCATCTCTGCAAGCAATCGGGTACAGGGGTGAAGCTCTTTGAGGAAAAAATTCCTCTTGATCCCCAGACTTATTCCACTGCACGTGAACTGAACATGGATCCGACCACATTTGCACTGAACGGGGGTGAGGATTATGAATTGTTATTCACCATCAGACAGGAAGATTTTAAAAAAATTGAAAATAATCCGGATATTACACCTATCGGGCATATCACTGATGCAGACTATGGATGGAAACTGATTTCCAAATCGGGAAATGAACATGAATTGCTGGCTCAGGGCTGGAAGGTCTTTAATAAAGAATGA